Proteins from one Candidatus Sulfotelmatobacter sp. genomic window:
- the whiA gene encoding DNA-binding protein WhiA, whose protein sequence is MSGPPRRSRLSSDAKDALARDVPADPAVRAALRAGLALYGGQPGAAGERVFRTRRPTVARLARTLFEVPGRPAAVRRGHDARLYKSTTFEIDLGPSAPPPPRPRRREERRAELRAAFLATGSVAAPQHGYHLEFVVPDAARAERIAALIAAEGVQARTMVRKGRRVVYLKGLDAIVTVLGAVGASGAILHLEDVAAVKDTKNRIHRLVNTEAANVVRAAAAAAAQREAFGYLADAYGLRNLSPALREAAQLRLAHPDETLAELGRRCVPPVGKATINGRLASLMRLVKRLRGEREEPEVSPV, encoded by the coding sequence GTGAGCGGCCCGCCCCGCCGCTCGCGGCTCTCGTCGGACGCCAAGGACGCGCTGGCGCGCGACGTGCCGGCCGATCCCGCCGTGCGCGCCGCGCTGCGGGCGGGGCTGGCGCTCTACGGCGGCCAGCCGGGCGCCGCCGGCGAGCGCGTCTTTCGCACCCGCCGGCCGACCGTCGCCCGGTTGGCCCGCACGCTGTTCGAGGTCCCCGGCCGGCCGGCGGCCGTCCGCCGCGGCCACGACGCCCGGCTCTACAAGTCGACGACCTTCGAGATCGATTTGGGTCCCAGCGCCCCGCCGCCGCCGCGGCCGCGCCGCCGCGAAGAGCGGCGGGCCGAGTTGCGGGCGGCGTTCCTGGCCACCGGGTCGGTCGCGGCGCCGCAGCACGGCTACCACCTCGAGTTCGTCGTCCCCGACGCGGCCCGCGCCGAGCGGATCGCCGCCCTGATCGCCGCCGAGGGCGTGCAGGCGCGCACGATGGTCCGCAAGGGCCGCCGGGTCGTCTACCTCAAGGGTTTGGACGCGATCGTGACCGTGCTGGGCGCGGTCGGCGCGTCGGGCGCGATCCTCCATCTCGAGGACGTCGCGGCGGTCAAGGACACCAAGAACCGCATCCACCGGCTGGTCAACACCGAGGCCGCGAACGTCGTGCGCGCGGCCGCGGCGGCCGCGGCGCAGCGCGAAGCGTTCGGCTACCTGGCCGACGCGTACGGCCTGCGCAACCTCTCGCCGGCCCTGCGCGAGGCGGCGCAGCTCCGCCTGGCACACCCCGACGAAACCCTGGCGGAGCTCGGCCGGCGCTGCGTGCCGCCGGTCGGGAAGGCGACGATCAACGGTCGGCTCGCCTCGCTCATGCGGCTGGTCAAGCGATTACGGGGCGAACGAGAGGAGCCGGAAGTTTCTCCCGTCTAA
- the mazG gene encoding nucleoside triphosphate pyrophosphohydrolase: protein MIRIVGLGPGDPGLLTLGSRESLRAVGRAATVLAPPELVRFLESDGITIERSLITDQGLFLRGSIEVIDTFVTRIDARDLGLAVLGNPLSDFLGLPVLLRALERAGVEAEIVPGMPRATLSASITMPLVPLPPGSTHHSWDDLVEIMARLRRSCPWDREQTHASLVRYLIEETYEVVDAIEHGSDAELCEELGDLLFQIVFHSQLATERGKFSVADVIDGLSNKMIRRHPHVFGDAAVTSVDQVWANWEVLKSQEATGLARTSKLDGIPVHLGALQRGQKMQEKAARVGFDWTDAREITDKLSEELRELTDARIKAGDLRPEDPHVREELGDVLFTVVNLARRLGIDAEGAMRDANAKFDKRFRYMEAYALADGRQLGDMTLDELEDLWQQAKTAA, encoded by the coding sequence ATGATTCGGATCGTGGGCCTGGGCCCAGGCGACCCCGGCCTCCTCACGCTGGGCAGTCGCGAGTCGTTGCGCGCCGTCGGCCGCGCCGCCACCGTCCTCGCGCCGCCGGAGCTCGTCCGGTTCTTGGAGAGCGACGGCATCACCATCGAGCGGTCGCTGATCACCGACCAAGGCTTGTTCTTGCGCGGCTCGATCGAGGTGATCGACACCTTCGTCACGCGCATCGACGCGCGCGACTTGGGCCTGGCCGTGCTGGGCAACCCGCTCTCCGACTTCCTGGGCTTGCCGGTGCTGCTGCGCGCGCTCGAGCGCGCGGGCGTCGAAGCGGAGATCGTCCCCGGCATGCCGCGCGCGACGCTCTCGGCGTCGATCACGATGCCGCTGGTCCCGTTACCGCCCGGCTCGACGCACCACAGCTGGGACGACCTGGTCGAGATCATGGCGCGCTTGCGCCGCTCGTGTCCGTGGGACCGCGAGCAGACGCACGCGTCGCTGGTGCGCTATCTGATCGAAGAGACGTACGAAGTCGTCGACGCGATCGAGCACGGCAGCGACGCGGAGCTGTGCGAAGAGCTGGGCGATCTGCTCTTCCAGATCGTCTTCCACTCGCAGCTCGCGACCGAGCGCGGCAAGTTCTCGGTTGCCGACGTCATCGACGGCCTCTCGAACAAGATGATTCGCCGACACCCGCACGTCTTCGGCGACGCCGCGGTCACCAGCGTCGATCAGGTGTGGGCCAACTGGGAAGTCCTCAAGTCGCAAGAGGCGACCGGCCTCGCGCGCACGTCCAAGCTCGACGGCATCCCAGTCCACCTCGGCGCGTTGCAGCGCGGCCAGAAGATGCAAGAGAAGGCGGCCCGCGTCGGCTTCGACTGGACCGACGCGCGCGAGATCACCGACAAGCTCTCCGAGGAGCTGCGGGAGCTGACCGACGCGCGCATCAAAGCCGGCGATCTGCGGCCGGAAGATCCGCACGTGCGCGAGGAGCTGGGCGACGTGCTGTTCACCGTCGTCAACCTGGCGCGCCGCTTGGGCATCGACGCCGAAGGCGCGATGCGTGACGCCAACGCCAAGTTCGACAAGCGCTTCCGCTACATGGAGGCGTACGCGCTGGCCGACGGGCGGCAGCTGGGCGACATGACGCTGGACGAGCTGGAGGACCTGTGGCAGCAGGCGAAGACCGCGGCATGA
- a CDS encoding hotdog domain-containing protein encodes MNERESLIRVRMSAHDAHYGGDLVDGARILGLFGDVATELLIRQDGDEGLFVAYDLVEFKAPVHAGDYIEARGRITRVGTTSRTMEFEAHKVIAPRPDVAPSAADVLDEPVLVVRARGTCVTPAAQQRTTPAET; translated from the coding sequence ATGAACGAGCGCGAGTCGCTGATCCGCGTGCGCATGAGCGCGCACGACGCGCACTACGGCGGCGACTTGGTCGACGGCGCGCGCATCCTGGGCCTATTCGGCGACGTCGCGACCGAGCTGCTGATCCGCCAGGACGGCGACGAAGGGCTGTTCGTCGCCTACGACTTGGTCGAGTTCAAGGCGCCCGTGCACGCCGGCGACTACATCGAAGCCCGCGGCCGCATCACCCGCGTCGGCACGACCTCGCGCACGATGGAGTTCGAAGCCCACAAGGTGATCGCGCCGCGTCCCGACGTCGCCCCGTCGGCCGCCGACGTGCTCGACGAACCGGTCCTGGTCGTACGCGCCCGCGGCACCTGCGTCACGCCGGCCGCGCAGCAGCGCACGACGCCGGCGGAGACGTAA
- a CDS encoding Na+/H+ antiporter, with protein sequence MSEPLLLVLGLAATVTFAILARRLALPPPIVFVLGGTLLAFIPGLPAIHISPDWIFLAVLPPLLFSAGWNTDWKMFRANLRPILLAAIGLVIVSTVAAAAVTMQIMPFMGWAAAFVLGAVVSPPDAVAAEAIFERFALPRRIVTILEGEGMINDATALVIYAYAVTAVTTGAFSLPRALVSFVFVAIGGIAVGLLVAWIVVRLNVLLERYELNDPTLSNIIVIAAPYGAYLGGQVVHVSSVLATVVAGLAVARRSSVVFSPQGRLVGNNVWEIWTSLLDAFLFLAIGLQLRTIVHDDPQALGYLPAAFAIAATLIVVRLIWMFPAAWIPRLIPAVRRRDPYPPNSWLVVLGWSGMRGIVSLAAALAVPLRDANGMPFPGRDAIIVITFVVILVTLVGQGLTLIPLLRILRLKDDGADAAARDLAARIAALKAGERELQEIIAGTSDEHQREIVQRQLDEYTHRIEHLEGHEGQRKPAESSSSKFDHDVQMRALHAERAKIAELRDAGKIPDEVYRLIQYDLDLAESRLV encoded by the coding sequence GTGAGCGAGCCGTTGCTGCTCGTCCTGGGCCTGGCCGCGACGGTGACGTTCGCGATCCTGGCCCGGCGACTGGCCCTGCCTCCACCGATCGTTTTCGTGCTCGGCGGGACCCTCTTGGCCTTCATCCCGGGCTTGCCGGCGATCCACATCTCGCCGGACTGGATCTTCCTGGCCGTGCTGCCGCCGTTGCTGTTCAGCGCCGGCTGGAACACCGACTGGAAGATGTTTCGCGCCAACCTGCGGCCGATTCTGCTGGCGGCGATCGGCTTGGTGATCGTGTCGACCGTCGCGGCGGCGGCCGTCACGATGCAGATCATGCCGTTCATGGGCTGGGCGGCGGCCTTCGTGCTGGGCGCGGTCGTCTCGCCGCCCGACGCGGTCGCGGCGGAGGCGATCTTCGAGCGCTTCGCGCTCCCGCGCCGCATCGTCACCATCCTCGAAGGCGAGGGGATGATCAACGACGCCACGGCGCTGGTGATCTACGCCTACGCCGTGACCGCGGTGACGACCGGCGCGTTCTCGCTGCCGCGCGCGCTCGTCTCGTTCGTCTTCGTGGCCATCGGCGGCATCGCCGTGGGGCTGCTGGTCGCGTGGATCGTCGTGCGGCTCAACGTGCTGCTCGAGCGCTACGAGCTCAACGATCCGACGCTCTCGAACATCATCGTCATCGCCGCGCCGTACGGCGCGTACTTGGGCGGCCAAGTCGTGCACGTTTCATCGGTCTTGGCGACGGTGGTGGCGGGGCTTGCGGTCGCTCGTCGGTCGTCGGTCGTCTTCTCGCCGCAAGGGCGGCTGGTGGGCAACAACGTCTGGGAGATCTGGACCTCGCTGCTCGACGCGTTCTTGTTCCTGGCGATCGGCTTGCAGCTGCGCACGATCGTGCACGACGACCCGCAGGCCCTGGGCTATCTGCCGGCCGCGTTCGCGATCGCCGCGACGCTGATCGTCGTGCGGCTGATCTGGATGTTCCCGGCGGCGTGGATTCCGCGACTGATCCCGGCCGTGCGCCGGCGCGATCCGTATCCGCCCAACTCGTGGCTGGTCGTGCTGGGCTGGAGCGGGATGCGCGGGATCGTCTCGTTGGCCGCGGCGCTGGCGGTGCCGCTGCGCGACGCGAACGGCATGCCGTTCCCGGGTCGCGACGCGATCATCGTCATCACCTTCGTGGTCATCCTGGTGACGCTGGTCGGGCAAGGACTCACGCTGATCCCGCTCTTGCGGATCCTGCGCTTGAAGGACGACGGTGCCGACGCGGCCGCGCGCGACCTCGCCGCGCGCATCGCGGCGCTCAAGGCCGGCGAGCGCGAGCTGCAAGAAATCATCGCGGGCACCAGCGACGAGCACCAGCGCGAGATCGTGCAGCGCCAGCTCGACGAGTACACGCACCGCATCGAGCACCTCGAAGGACACGAGGGCCAGCGCAAGCCCGCCGAAAGCTCGTCCAGCAAGTTCGACCACGACGTGCAGATGCGCGCGCTGCATGCCGAGCGCGCGAAGATCGCCGAGCTGCGCGACGCCGGCAAGATCCCCGACGAGGTCTATCGCCTGATCCAGTACGACCTGGACTTGGCGG
- a CDS encoding peptidylprolyl isomerase, producing MSRIARAAAAFGTAALCISLAACASGGGGGTIVSVNGQNISKADFDNRLENGPAAKQVLNQMVQQKLIDSYAQDKHIDVPQSDIDKKLADIKSKYPPGQFDTIVKQQGLTMQDVDNILRQQIILEKAVAPNIHVSDADVKAYFDKNHAQFDKPEQVRARHILVADPQTAQTVLAKLKAGGSWDALAKQYSTDPSSKDKGGELGFFGKGQMVPAFQNAAFAAKVGQIVGPVKSPFGYHIIQVEEKKPATKATFAATKDQIKQQLTQQQEATQVPAFLQSLRAQANIQVDDDRYKDLFPPVPPSPAPPAAAPASAAPAAATTAPAPAATK from the coding sequence ATGTCCCGTATTGCCCGCGCAGCCGCCGCATTCGGCACGGCCGCGCTCTGCATCTCGCTTGCCGCCTGTGCCTCCGGGGGCGGCGGCGGTACCATCGTGTCCGTCAACGGGCAGAACATCTCGAAGGCCGACTTCGACAACCGGCTCGAGAACGGTCCGGCCGCCAAGCAAGTCCTCAACCAGATGGTGCAGCAGAAGCTCATCGATTCGTACGCGCAGGACAAGCACATCGACGTCCCCCAGTCCGACATCGATAAGAAGCTCGCCGACATCAAGTCGAAGTACCCGCCCGGTCAGTTCGACACGATCGTCAAACAGCAAGGCCTCACGATGCAGGACGTCGACAACATCCTGCGCCAGCAGATCATCCTCGAGAAGGCCGTCGCGCCGAACATCCACGTCAGCGACGCCGACGTGAAGGCGTACTTCGACAAGAACCACGCGCAGTTCGACAAGCCCGAGCAGGTGCGCGCGCGCCACATCCTGGTCGCCGACCCGCAGACCGCGCAGACGGTGCTGGCCAAGCTCAAGGCCGGCGGCAGCTGGGACGCGCTGGCCAAGCAATATTCGACCGACCCGTCCAGCAAGGACAAGGGCGGCGAGCTCGGGTTCTTCGGCAAGGGCCAGATGGTCCCGGCGTTCCAGAACGCCGCGTTCGCGGCCAAGGTCGGACAGATCGTCGGGCCGGTGAAGTCGCCGTTCGGCTACCACATCATCCAGGTCGAAGAGAAGAAGCCCGCCACCAAGGCGACCTTCGCGGCGACCAAGGATCAGATCAAGCAGCAGCTCACGCAGCAGCAAGAAGCCACGCAGGTGCCGGCGTTCTTGCAGTCGCTGCGCGCGCAGGCGAACATCCAGGTCGACGACGACCGCTACAAGGATCTGTTCCCGCCGGTGCCGCCCTCGCCCGCACCGCCGGCCGCCGCCCCCGCGTCGGCAGCGCCGGCCGCGGCGACCACCGCGCCCGCTCCGGCAGCGACCAAGTAA
- a CDS encoding phosphoglycerate kinase → MSFKTLADAEVRGKRVLLREDLNVPMKDGAIADETRITAALPTLRWLHEHGAKTVILSHLGRPDGQVNPKYSLRPLAARLAELLGTPVRFVDDCVGDAAVAASHALPDGGFALFENVRFHPGEEADDPAFARQLARSGDLYVNDAFGTAHRAHASTAGVAAYLPAYAGFLMQAELDALTRLTRDPVHPYVCAIGGAKVADKVGVFENLLADVDAFVIGGGMANTFLAAQGIDVGRSLRDPDLAPATRIIALATQRNVALHLPTDAVVADAFDADQTARVVPLDAVGTGMILDIGPQTAQAYAAVLRAAKTIVFNGPMGVYEKAPYQNGTRVVGEAIAEATRNGATSVVGGGDAAAAAHALGFAGAMTHVSTGGGATLEFLEGKTLAGVAALESS, encoded by the coding sequence ATGAGCTTCAAGACGCTGGCCGACGCCGAGGTGCGCGGCAAACGCGTGCTGCTGCGCGAAGACCTCAACGTCCCGATGAAGGACGGCGCGATCGCCGACGAGACGCGCATCACCGCCGCGCTGCCGACCCTGCGCTGGCTGCACGAGCACGGCGCGAAGACGGTCATCCTCTCGCATTTGGGCCGCCCGGACGGGCAGGTGAATCCGAAATACTCGCTGCGGCCGCTCGCCGCGCGGCTGGCCGAGCTGCTCGGTACGCCGGTGCGGTTCGTCGACGACTGCGTCGGCGACGCCGCCGTGGCCGCCTCGCACGCGCTCCCCGACGGCGGCTTCGCGCTATTCGAGAACGTGCGCTTCCATCCCGGCGAAGAGGCCGACGATCCGGCCTTCGCGCGGCAACTGGCGCGCAGCGGCGACCTGTACGTCAACGACGCCTTCGGGACCGCGCACCGCGCGCACGCCTCGACGGCCGGCGTCGCGGCCTATTTGCCGGCCTACGCGGGCTTTCTGATGCAAGCCGAGCTCGATGCGCTCACGCGGCTGACGCGCGACCCGGTCCATCCCTACGTCTGCGCGATCGGCGGGGCGAAGGTCGCCGACAAGGTCGGCGTGTTCGAGAACCTGCTGGCCGACGTCGACGCGTTCGTGATCGGCGGCGGCATGGCCAACACGTTCCTGGCCGCACAGGGGATCGACGTCGGACGCTCGCTGCGCGATCCGGACCTGGCACCCGCCACCCGCATCATCGCCCTGGCCACGCAAAGGAACGTCGCGCTGCACCTGCCGACCGACGCCGTCGTCGCCGACGCCTTCGACGCCGACCAGACCGCGCGCGTCGTCCCGCTCGACGCGGTCGGCACGGGGATGATCCTCGACATCGGGCCGCAGACGGCGCAGGCCTACGCCGCCGTCCTACGCGCGGCCAAGACGATCGTGTTCAACGGCCCGATGGGCGTGTACGAGAAGGCGCCGTACCAGAACGGCACGCGGGTGGTCGGCGAAGCGATCGCCGAGGCGACGCGCAACGGTGCGACCAGCGTCGTCGGCGGCGGCGACGCGGCGGCGGCCGCGCACGCGCTCGGCTTCGCCGGCGCGATGACGCACGTCTCGACCGGCGGCGGCGCGACGCTCGAGTTTCTCGAAGGCAAAACGCTCGCGGGCGTGGCCGCGCTCGAGAGCTCGTGA
- the gap gene encoding type I glyceraldehyde-3-phosphate dehydrogenase produces MRIGINGFGRIGRNFTKALLERYPDVEIVAVNDLTSAAESAHLFKYDSNYGAFDGTVTAGADSITIDGKTIKILAERDPGKLPWKDLGVEIVIESTGLFTDAAKARAHIDGGGAKKVIISAPAKGEDVTLVLGVNEGDYDPAKHNVISNASCTTNCLATAVKPIVDGLGWQRGFMTTIHSYTNDQNILDGPHRDLRRARNAATNIIPTSTGAAKALYLTIPEVEGTFDGFALRVPTPTVSMIYLVAQTKKPTTKDELNALLRAAASGPLKKYVQYTDEELVSSDFKKNQYSSIIDGKLTNANGDLIQIAAWYDNEWGYSCRLADLTEMIAAKIPSPVA; encoded by the coding sequence ATGCGCATCGGAATCAACGGCTTCGGCCGCATCGGACGGAACTTCACCAAGGCGCTCCTCGAGCGCTATCCGGACGTGGAGATCGTCGCCGTCAACGATCTGACCAGCGCCGCCGAGAGCGCGCACCTCTTCAAATACGACTCCAACTACGGCGCGTTCGACGGGACGGTGACGGCCGGTGCCGACTCGATCACGATCGACGGGAAGACGATCAAGATCCTGGCCGAGCGCGACCCCGGCAAGCTGCCGTGGAAGGACCTGGGCGTCGAGATCGTCATCGAGTCGACCGGCCTATTCACCGACGCGGCCAAGGCGCGCGCCCACATCGACGGCGGCGGCGCGAAGAAAGTCATCATCTCCGCGCCGGCCAAGGGCGAAGACGTGACGCTCGTGCTGGGCGTCAACGAGGGCGATTACGATCCGGCCAAGCACAACGTGATCTCGAACGCGTCGTGCACCACCAACTGTCTGGCGACGGCGGTCAAGCCGATCGTCGACGGGCTGGGCTGGCAGCGCGGCTTCATGACCACGATCCACTCGTACACGAACGATCAGAACATCCTCGACGGCCCGCACCGCGATCTGCGCCGCGCCCGCAACGCCGCCACCAACATCATCCCGACCTCTACCGGCGCCGCCAAGGCGCTCTACCTGACGATCCCCGAGGTGGAGGGCACGTTCGACGGCTTCGCGCTGCGCGTGCCGACGCCGACCGTCTCGATGATCTACCTGGTCGCGCAGACGAAGAAGCCGACCACCAAGGACGAGCTCAACGCGCTGCTGCGCGCCGCCGCCAGCGGTCCGCTCAAGAAGTACGTGCAGTACACCGACGAAGAGCTGGTCTCGAGCGACTTCAAGAAGAACCAGTACAGCTCGATCATCGACGGCAAGCTGACCAACGCGAACGGCGACCTGATCCAGATCGCGGCCTGGTACGACAACGAGTGGGGCTACTCGTGCCGCCTCGCCGATCTCACCGAGATGATCGCCGCGAAGATCCCCTCACCGGTCGCGTGA
- a CDS encoding methionine synthase, translated as MGLSTTIAGSLPKPSWLAEPERIFPNWRLEGAALAEAQHDATRIAIAEQVRAGIDTVTDGEQNRKHFVHGFAERLAGVDATKRRTRGIRADRYEAVCPTVVGEVRRTAPIHVEEMRFARTLTDGPLKITIPGPMTLVDTVCDDAYGGDRRELAFAFARAIREEIAALVEVGVDVVQLDEPAFNVYFDEVADWGVQAVDYAFGGADCTRAVHVCYGYGIPANNQWKSNLGDRWDQYAHVLPLLAQSTVEQISIELAGSHVPPAVLELAGDKVLAVGCIDVASEVVETPEDVARTIELARRYVPEDRLVCSTNCGMAPMKREIAYAKLRSLADGALLVSVGL; from the coding sequence ATGGGTCTCTCGACGACGATCGCCGGCAGTCTGCCCAAACCGTCATGGCTGGCCGAGCCGGAGCGCATCTTCCCCAACTGGCGCCTCGAAGGCGCGGCGCTGGCGGAGGCCCAGCACGACGCCACCCGGATCGCGATTGCCGAACAGGTGCGCGCGGGGATCGACACCGTCACCGACGGCGAGCAGAATCGCAAGCACTTCGTGCACGGCTTCGCGGAACGGCTGGCGGGCGTCGACGCGACGAAGCGCCGCACGCGCGGCATCCGCGCCGACCGCTACGAGGCCGTCTGCCCGACCGTCGTCGGCGAGGTCCGGCGCACGGCGCCCATCCACGTCGAGGAGATGCGCTTCGCGCGCACGCTCACCGACGGGCCGCTCAAGATCACGATTCCGGGCCCGATGACGCTGGTCGACACGGTCTGCGACGACGCCTACGGCGGTGACCGCCGCGAGCTGGCCTTCGCGTTCGCGCGCGCGATCCGCGAAGAGATCGCGGCGCTGGTCGAGGTCGGCGTCGACGTCGTGCAGCTCGACGAGCCGGCGTTCAACGTCTACTTCGACGAGGTCGCGGACTGGGGCGTGCAGGCCGTCGACTACGCCTTCGGCGGCGCGGACTGCACGCGCGCCGTGCACGTCTGTTACGGCTACGGCATCCCGGCCAACAATCAGTGGAAATCCAACCTCGGCGACCGCTGGGACCAGTACGCGCACGTGCTGCCGCTGCTCGCGCAGAGCACGGTCGAGCAGATCTCGATCGAGCTGGCCGGCTCGCACGTTCCGCCCGCGGTGCTCGAGCTGGCCGGCGACAAGGTGCTGGCCGTCGGCTGCATCGACGTCGCCAGCGAGGTGGTCGAGACGCCCGAAGACGTCGCCCGCACGATCGAGCTGGCGCGCCGCTACGTCCCCGAAGACCGGCTGGTGTGCTCGACCAACTGCGGCATGGCCCCGATGAAGCGGGAGATCGCCTACGCGAAGCTGCGCTCGCTCGCCGACGGCGCGCTGCTGGTCAGCGTCGGCTTGTAA
- a CDS encoding S9 family peptidase, which produces MKRPSRATVPVAAALFAAATFVSGSAAPRTFGVADLRTLVGVSSPAISPDGTRAVVVVSRIDWNADVFARELDLVDLRAHTHRALTQDRKGLGDPTWSPDGKQLAFLANVGEGEDAKREVLVMPMDGGDARAITHAPDGVEQFAWRPDGGAIAYAATDADPTKHGAARFQDAFVFTTEPITARSRPKPAHLFVVAADGGRATQLTTGSTSVATGEAQSTLSWSPDGRTIAFVVTPNAILNDADHGRLVLIDVATKAMRKPTSHTGWESDPRFSPDGARLAYLHSDGDSQVNPTGAYVIAPSGAADAPVAHAYDRAVLAGAWEPDSHALLLTVHDGTSDALVRAPADDAAASRVDLGDLSILSPLDGAIARDGAFVFVGSSTTQPPELYLRAPGAAPVRVTDYNAGVAALHLATAETIAFPTSLGPRGDAVLTMPPDFAAGHRYPLLVYIHGGPTSASVRTFDRFAQLAAARGWLVLQPNYRGSDNLGYAYQHGVLYDPEAGPGRDIMAAVDAVRARGIVDEHRIGVYGWSYGGIMTAWMISKYHLWRAAVSGASVNDWATDYGVADDSDADAALFHGSPYVPGNRAEWERASAISYAHDVTTPVLILSDVGDNRDPFATSSMYWRALRDNHKDATLVAYPVDGHFPSDPVRTVDVFTRTLDFVAAHFR; this is translated from the coding sequence GTGAAACGACCGTCCCGCGCCACCGTCCCCGTCGCCGCCGCGCTCTTCGCGGCGGCGACGTTCGTCAGCGGGTCCGCCGCGCCGCGCACCTTCGGCGTCGCCGACCTGCGCACGCTGGTCGGCGTCAGCTCGCCGGCCATCTCGCCCGACGGGACGCGCGCCGTCGTCGTCGTCAGCCGCATCGATTGGAACGCGGACGTCTTCGCGCGTGAGCTCGACCTGGTCGACCTGCGCGCGCACACGCACCGCGCGCTGACCCAGGACCGCAAAGGGCTCGGCGATCCGACGTGGTCGCCCGACGGCAAACAGCTGGCGTTCCTGGCGAACGTCGGCGAGGGCGAGGACGCCAAACGCGAGGTGCTGGTGATGCCGATGGACGGCGGCGACGCGCGCGCGATCACGCACGCGCCCGACGGCGTCGAGCAGTTCGCCTGGCGGCCCGACGGCGGCGCGATCGCGTACGCCGCGACCGACGCCGATCCGACCAAGCACGGCGCGGCGCGCTTTCAAGACGCGTTCGTCTTCACCACCGAACCGATCACCGCGCGCAGCCGGCCCAAGCCCGCGCACCTGTTCGTCGTCGCGGCGGACGGCGGACGCGCGACCCAGCTGACGACGGGCAGCACCAGCGTCGCGACCGGCGAGGCGCAGTCGACGCTCTCGTGGTCGCCGGACGGCAGGACGATCGCGTTCGTCGTCACGCCCAACGCGATCCTCAACGACGCCGACCACGGACGCCTCGTGCTGATCGACGTCGCCACCAAAGCGATGCGCAAGCCCACCTCCCACACCGGCTGGGAGAGCGACCCGCGCTTCTCGCCGGACGGCGCGCGGCTGGCGTACCTGCACTCCGACGGCGACAGCCAGGTCAATCCGACCGGTGCGTACGTGATCGCGCCCAGCGGGGCCGCGGACGCGCCGGTCGCGCACGCCTACGACCGCGCCGTGCTGGCCGGCGCGTGGGAGCCGGACTCGCACGCGCTGCTGCTCACCGTGCACGACGGCACCAGCGACGCACTGGTGCGCGCACCGGCCGACGACGCGGCCGCGAGCCGCGTCGACTTGGGCGACCTCTCGATCCTCTCGCCGCTCGACGGCGCGATCGCGCGCGACGGCGCGTTCGTGTTCGTCGGCAGCTCGACGACGCAGCCGCCCGAGCTGTATCTGCGCGCACCGGGCGCCGCGCCGGTGCGAGTGACCGATTACAACGCCGGCGTCGCGGCGCTGCACCTCGCCACCGCCGAGACGATCGCGTTCCCGACCTCGCTCGGTCCGCGCGGCGACGCCGTCTTGACGATGCCGCCGGACTTCGCAGCCGGTCACCGGTACCCGTTGCTGGTCTACATCCACGGCGGCCCGACCTCGGCGTCCGTGCGCACCTTCGACCGCTTCGCGCAGCTCGCCGCCGCGCGCGGCTGGCTGGTGCTGCAGCCGAACTACCGCGGCAGCGACAACCTCGGCTACGCCTACCAGCACGGCGTGCTCTACGATCCGGAAGCCGGGCCCGGCCGCGACATCATGGCGGCCGTCGACGCCGTGCGCGCGCGCGGGATCGTCGACGAGCACCGCATCGGCGTGTACGGCTGGTCGTACGGCGGGATCATGACCGCCTGGATGATCTCGAAGTACCACCTCTGGCGCGCCGCCGTCTCAGGCGCGTCGGTCAACGACTGGGCGACCGACTACGGCGTCGCCGACGACTCCGACGCCGACGCCGCGCTCTTCCACGGCTCGCCCTACGTGCCCGGCAATCGCGCCGAGTGGGAGCGCGCCTCCGCGATCAGCTATGCGCACGACGTCACCACGCCCGTGCTGATCCTCTCCGACGTCGGCGACAACCGCGATCCGTTCGCGACCTCGTCGATGTACTGGCGCGCGCTGCGCGACAACCACAAGGACGCGACCCTGGTCGCCTATCCGGTCGACGGACACTTTCCGTCCGATCCGGTGCGCACCGTCGACGTCTTCACCCGCACGCTCGACTTCGTCGCGGCCCACTTCCGATGA
- a CDS encoding RNA-binding S4 domain-containing protein → MRLDKYMKVSRLAKRRAEAKDGIEAGRITKDGRVLKPGYEVKVGDVLVIHYRTRFVTVRVLQVPERVLPSLKPADLYEIVEERRDDPVDWLT, encoded by the coding sequence TTGCGGCTCGACAAGTACATGAAGGTCTCGCGGCTGGCCAAGCGGCGCGCGGAAGCGAAGGACGGCATCGAGGCCGGTCGGATCACCAAGGACGGACGCGTCCTCAAGCCGGGCTACGAGGTCAAGGTCGGCGACGTGCTGGTGATCCACTACCGCACGCGCTTCGTGACCGTGCGGGTGCTGCAGGTCCCCGAACGCGTGCTGCCCTCGCTCAAGCCGGCGGACTTGTACGAGATCGTCGAGGAGCGCCGGGACGATCCCGTCGACTGGCTGACGTGA